A region from the Acyrthosiphon pisum isolate AL4f chromosome A1, pea_aphid_22Mar2018_4r6ur, whole genome shotgun sequence genome encodes:
- the LOC100572821 gene encoding venom protease isoform X1, which produces MYFKIKYCLIYFKILLALIQCLSISGHITNMLDLYEGDVCQVGKENSRNHVCKQPENCASLEQRLRDQDFPHVCSFIKNKPIVCCSPTVTINTTNFEPVLKTPISTSSYSATEMCSQYKDLVYANVQQPSSGGIQPKKTPKCYNVMTLIVGGMKAKPMEFPHMALLGYGNIEDEEKSWGCGGSLISNRWILSAAHCTINPGRTVSWARLGVLNIYSLQSDDPGPADYKVVERVVHPKYNSTYVYNDIALFRLEVEVKFSEHVRPVCLNTVQNLSFDMTTATGWGRTSTNGMISPDLLKVDLSLISNENCKYSYPQSANPRINFGILEDSMICAGDIVDGGDTCTGDSGGPLQIKHPDYICMSSQIGITSFGKYCGNRYSPGVFTRVSKYVPWIEQIVWPKS; this is translated from the exons atgtattttaaaattaaatattgcttaatatactttaaaatctTATTAGCTTTAATACAATGTTTGTCAATTTCTGGACATATAACAAATATGCTTGATTTATATGAAG GTGACGTATGTCAGGTAGGCAAGGAAAATTCGAGAAATCATGTCTGCAAACAACCAGAAAATTGTGCGTCGTTAGAACAGAGACTTCGAGATCAAGATTTTCCACATGTATGCTCGTTTATTAAAAACAAGCCAATAGTCTGCTGTTCACCCACAGTAACAATCAACACAACTAATTTCGAACCGGTATTAAAAACCCCTATTTCTACATCATCATACTCTGCCACTGAAA TGTGTAGCCAGTACAAGGATCTGGTGTACGCAAACGTGCAACAACCCTCGTCCGGCGGGATACAACCGAAGAAAACTCCCAAATGTTACAACGTGATGACGTTGATCGTTGGGGGCATGAAGGCTAAACCGATGGAATTTCCACACAtg GCACTATTAGGTTACGGGAACATCGAAGATGAGGAGAAGTCGTGGGGCTGCGGAGGTTCGCTGATAAGCAACAGGTGGATCCTGAGCGCGGCTCACTGCACCATAAATCCTGG ACGTACGGTGAGCTGGGCACGCCTTGGCGTTTTGAACATCTATTCGCTGCAATCCGACGACCCCGGCCCGGCTGACTACAAAGTCGTGGAGCGCGTGGTGCACCCTAAATACAATTCGACTTACGTCTACAATGATATAGCGCTGTTCCGTTTAGAGGTGGAAGTCAAGTTTTCGGAGCACGTGCGACCTGTATGCCTAAACACGGTCCAAAACTTAAGTTTCGATATGACCACGGCTACCGGCTGGGGTCGGACCTCGACCa ATGGTATGATTAGTCCCGACTTGTTAAAGGTAGACCTGTCCCTGATATCGAATGAAAATTGTAAGTATAGTTATCCTCAGAGTGCCAATCCGAGAATTAACTTCGGGATACTGGAAGACAGCATGATATGCGCGGGCGACATCGTGGACGGAGGCGACACGTGTACG GGCGATTCTGGCGGCCCGCTGCAAATAAAGCACCCCGACTACATATGTATGTCTAGCCAAATCGGTATAACGTCGTTCGGGAAATATTGCGGCAATAGGTACTCACCCGGCGTCTTCACCAGAGTGTCCAAATATGTTCCATGGATCGAACAGATCGTTTGGCCGAAGAGTTGA
- the LOC100572821 gene encoding venom protease isoform X2, translating into MLDLYEGDVCQVGKENSRNHVCKQPENCASLEQRLRDQDFPHVCSFIKNKPIVCCSPTVTINTTNFEPVLKTPISTSSYSATEMCSQYKDLVYANVQQPSSGGIQPKKTPKCYNVMTLIVGGMKAKPMEFPHMALLGYGNIEDEEKSWGCGGSLISNRWILSAAHCTINPGRTVSWARLGVLNIYSLQSDDPGPADYKVVERVVHPKYNSTYVYNDIALFRLEVEVKFSEHVRPVCLNTVQNLSFDMTTATGWGRTSTNGMISPDLLKVDLSLISNENCKYSYPQSANPRINFGILEDSMICAGDIVDGGDTCTGDSGGPLQIKHPDYICMSSQIGITSFGKYCGNRYSPGVFTRVSKYVPWIEQIVWPKS; encoded by the exons ATGCTTGATTTATATGAAG GTGACGTATGTCAGGTAGGCAAGGAAAATTCGAGAAATCATGTCTGCAAACAACCAGAAAATTGTGCGTCGTTAGAACAGAGACTTCGAGATCAAGATTTTCCACATGTATGCTCGTTTATTAAAAACAAGCCAATAGTCTGCTGTTCACCCACAGTAACAATCAACACAACTAATTTCGAACCGGTATTAAAAACCCCTATTTCTACATCATCATACTCTGCCACTGAAA TGTGTAGCCAGTACAAGGATCTGGTGTACGCAAACGTGCAACAACCCTCGTCCGGCGGGATACAACCGAAGAAAACTCCCAAATGTTACAACGTGATGACGTTGATCGTTGGGGGCATGAAGGCTAAACCGATGGAATTTCCACACAtg GCACTATTAGGTTACGGGAACATCGAAGATGAGGAGAAGTCGTGGGGCTGCGGAGGTTCGCTGATAAGCAACAGGTGGATCCTGAGCGCGGCTCACTGCACCATAAATCCTGG ACGTACGGTGAGCTGGGCACGCCTTGGCGTTTTGAACATCTATTCGCTGCAATCCGACGACCCCGGCCCGGCTGACTACAAAGTCGTGGAGCGCGTGGTGCACCCTAAATACAATTCGACTTACGTCTACAATGATATAGCGCTGTTCCGTTTAGAGGTGGAAGTCAAGTTTTCGGAGCACGTGCGACCTGTATGCCTAAACACGGTCCAAAACTTAAGTTTCGATATGACCACGGCTACCGGCTGGGGTCGGACCTCGACCa ATGGTATGATTAGTCCCGACTTGTTAAAGGTAGACCTGTCCCTGATATCGAATGAAAATTGTAAGTATAGTTATCCTCAGAGTGCCAATCCGAGAATTAACTTCGGGATACTGGAAGACAGCATGATATGCGCGGGCGACATCGTGGACGGAGGCGACACGTGTACG GGCGATTCTGGCGGCCCGCTGCAAATAAAGCACCCCGACTACATATGTATGTCTAGCCAAATCGGTATAACGTCGTTCGGGAAATATTGCGGCAATAGGTACTCACCCGGCGTCTTCACCAGAGTGTCCAAATATGTTCCATGGATCGAACAGATCGTTTGGCCGAAGAGTTGA
- the LOC100571025 gene encoding uncharacterized protein LOC100571025, translating into MLAPVMYTYQNGMAFFNMPINGNTAVTPQPPGPQNSSSTESLPNVYAAPYGTQSTTSMQGYSGQPIFYPNPVPQVLVQQAYPNLPVSSVCNNTQGSKVLFSMPCDTPYYSGTQMSNMIPTPDMAYPMPVMSPYMPYMVATSDGGYPYYDPVMENIQLVHQPVFTEQCANPRPPSSDASVIK; encoded by the exons ATGTTAGCACCAGTTATGTATACTTATCAAAATGGGATGGCTTTTTTTAATATGCCAATCAATGGGAATACTGCTGTAACTCCTCAACCTCCTGGTCCACAAAACTCGTCATCAACCGAATCCCTCCCTAATGTATATGCAG CTCCTTATGGAACACAAAGTACTACTAGCATGCAAGGTTATAGTGGCCAACCTATATTCTATCCAAATCCAGTACCTCAAGTTCTGGTACAACAAGCTTACCCTAACTTACCAGTGAGCTCA GTTTGTAACAATACTCAAGGATCAAAGGTTCTTTTTTCGATGCCTTGTGATACACCTTATTATTCGGGAACTCAAATGTCTAATATGATACCTACTCCTGATATGGCCTATCCCATGCCAGTCATGTCACCATATATGCCTTATATGGTCGCAACTTCTGATGGTGGTTATCCATATTATGATCCAGTCATGGAAAATATTCAGCTTGTTCATCAACCGGTATTTACTGAACAGTGCGCAAATCCTAGGCCCCCTTCATCAGATGCTtcggtaattaaataa